In Trichocoleus desertorum NBK24, the following are encoded in one genomic region:
- a CDS encoding MFS transporter: MRGEIPIYSRFSWLPQLNPQVWILIFGRLLSQLGSGFTLFYAPIFFVNQVHLSAVAVGLGLGSASISGVVGRLLSGSLSDSPSWGRRRTLLLSALVSAIASFVLAATTNFPIFVIGNLLMGLGLGLYWPATEAVVADLTIPNQRNEAYALTRLADSLGLGLGVVLGGVLISATGAYRTLFILDGISFVVFLGVVYVAIAETVKPKNEPQQWLKGWGIALRDRALLVYALVNILFTTYISQIQSTMPLYFSNFVSVGNVGQGFAPKEISALFTGHLVLSVLCQLPVARWLNRFSRPRALMISALIWAIGFVLVWATGVTASGQWFWAGLSLAVLAIANVAYTPAASSLVVDLAPESLRGVYLSINSQCWAIGYFIGPPLGGWALDQSKFVAYSFWLGLALSIGFALLILQYLQRIMPRPS, encoded by the coding sequence CTGAGAGGAGAAATTCCTATCTATTCTCGATTTTCTTGGCTACCCCAGCTCAATCCCCAGGTTTGGATTCTGATCTTTGGTCGATTGCTCTCTCAACTTGGCAGCGGCTTTACCTTATTTTACGCTCCCATTTTTTTTGTTAATCAGGTACATTTGTCCGCAGTCGCTGTCGGTTTGGGACTAGGCAGTGCTTCCATTTCTGGGGTTGTGGGGCGGCTCTTGAGCGGTTCCTTGTCTGATTCTCCGAGTTGGGGCCGACGACGCACATTACTTTTGTCAGCATTGGTTTCAGCGATCGCCTCTTTTGTCTTGGCTGCGACCACCAACTTTCCTATCTTTGTCATTGGTAACTTGTTGATGGGCTTGGGCTTGGGTTTGTACTGGCCTGCCACCGAAGCAGTTGTGGCCGATCTAACCATTCCAAACCAACGCAATGAAGCTTACGCTTTGACTCGGTTGGCCGATAGCTTGGGTTTAGGGTTGGGTGTAGTACTTGGAGGAGTGTTGATCAGTGCTACGGGGGCTTATCGCACGTTATTTATCCTGGATGGCATTTCCTTTGTGGTCTTTCTGGGTGTGGTTTATGTGGCGATCGCTGAAACCGTGAAACCCAAAAATGAACCTCAGCAATGGCTAAAAGGCTGGGGCATAGCTCTGCGCGATCGAGCTTTGCTGGTGTATGCGCTGGTGAATATTCTGTTCACCACCTATATCTCCCAAATCCAAAGCACGATGCCGCTGTACTTTAGCAATTTTGTTTCAGTTGGTAATGTGGGCCAAGGGTTTGCGCCTAAAGAAATCAGCGCGTTGTTTACAGGGCACTTAGTCTTATCAGTTCTGTGCCAACTCCCCGTCGCCCGCTGGTTGAATCGCTTTAGCCGTCCTCGCGCCTTAATGATCTCGGCTTTAATTTGGGCGATCGGCTTTGTGTTGGTGTGGGCCACAGGTGTCACAGCTAGCGGGCAATGGTTCTGGGCTGGTTTGAGTTTGGCAGTGTTGGCGATCGCGAATGTGGCTTACACGCCTGCCGCTTCTTCACTGGTAGTAGATCTAGCTCCAGAATCCCTACGGGGTGTTTATCTTTCAATTAATTCGCAATGCTGGGCGATCGGCTATTTCATTGGCCCGCCGCTGGGAGGTTGGGCACTCGATCAGTCCAAGTTTGTAGCTTACAGTTTTTGGTTGGGCTTAGCTTTGAGCATTGGCTTTGCTTTGTTGATTCTGCAATATCTGCAACGAATCATGCCGCGCCCTTCATAG
- a CDS encoding YbjQ family protein, protein MILSTTDVIQGATVEAYLGIVTAEVVYGSNALRDFFAGIRDIIGGRTASYERVFEQGQRDALAELEKRAERLGANAVIGIEIDTGTISLDQSGVLLLITATGTAIRLR, encoded by the coding sequence ATGATTTTATCAACAACTGATGTCATTCAAGGAGCAACTGTCGAAGCGTACTTAGGTATCGTGACCGCTGAAGTGGTCTATGGCAGTAATGCGCTGCGAGATTTTTTTGCGGGCATTCGAGACATTATTGGTGGGCGAACGGCTAGCTATGAGCGGGTTTTTGAGCAAGGCCAACGAGACGCCCTAGCAGAGCTAGAAAAGCGGGCCGAGCGTTTAGGAGCTAATGCTGTAATTGGCATTGAGATTGACACAGGCACAATCAGCCTCGATCAGTCTGGAGTTTTGTTATTGATTACAGCGACCGGAACGGCAATTCGGCTGCGCTAG
- the hisIE gene encoding bifunctional phosphoribosyl-AMP cyclohydrolase/phosphoribosyl-ATP diphosphatase HisIE codes for MSAPESTAFRQAIPVDQIRYNEQGLVPAIIQDYLDGTVLMMAWMNRESLQKTMETGETWFWSRSRSEFWHKGETSGHTQKVRSLRYDCDSDALLVSVEQIGDIACHTGERSCFHQVDGGITPPPADTLSQVFSVISDRRDNPSPDSYTCKLLAGGDNKILKKIGEESAEVVMAFKDDDAEAIAGEVADLFYHTLVALAHHKVDIKAVYRKLQERRR; via the coding sequence ATGTCTGCTCCTGAATCGACCGCCTTTCGTCAAGCTATCCCTGTAGACCAAATTCGCTACAACGAGCAGGGACTAGTGCCCGCCATTATCCAAGATTATTTGGATGGCACGGTGTTGATGATGGCTTGGATGAATCGGGAGTCCTTGCAAAAAACAATGGAAACGGGCGAAACCTGGTTCTGGAGCCGTTCCCGCTCCGAGTTTTGGCATAAGGGTGAAACTTCTGGTCATACCCAAAAGGTGCGATCGCTGCGCTATGACTGCGATAGTGATGCGCTACTGGTAAGCGTGGAGCAAATTGGTGATATTGCCTGCCACACCGGAGAGCGCAGTTGCTTCCATCAAGTCGATGGTGGCATCACTCCACCACCCGCCGATACGCTCTCTCAAGTGTTTAGCGTAATTAGCGATCGCCGCGACAACCCTAGTCCCGACTCTTACACCTGCAAACTCTTGGCGGGTGGCGACAACAAAATTCTCAAGAAAATTGGTGAAGAATCAGCCGAAGTCGTGATGGCCTTTAAGGATGACGATGCCGAAGCGATCGCCGGAGAAGTCGCCGACTTGTTCTATCACACCCTGGTTGCTCTAGCCCACCACAAAGTAGACATCAAAGCTGTCTATCGCAAGCTCCAAGAACGTCGCCGCTAA
- a CDS encoding sucrose-phosphate phosphatase — protein MTQFLFVTDLDNTLVGDAAALQVLNQKLAQHRQEHGTKIVYSTGRSLSSYQELKAEQQLLEPDALVVAVGTEIYYKGSETPDETWSDKLSHQWDREVVVATGAHFADLVPQPEPEQRPFKVSYFLTEKAAVEVLPQIEALLKERGLEVKLIYSSGKDFDILPHQADKGRAMAFLRQTWGIDPAQTVVCGDSGNDCALFSVEKERGIIVGNAQPEMLAWHEANPFEHHYLAKAHCAGGILEGLNYFGFL, from the coding sequence GTGACGCAATTTCTGTTTGTAACCGACCTGGACAACACTCTAGTAGGAGATGCCGCCGCCCTCCAAGTGTTGAATCAGAAGCTAGCCCAGCATCGCCAAGAGCATGGCACCAAAATTGTTTATAGTACCGGGCGATCGCTGTCGTCTTACCAAGAACTCAAAGCCGAACAGCAATTGCTAGAGCCAGATGCCCTGGTTGTGGCAGTAGGCACCGAAATTTACTACAAGGGCAGTGAAACCCCAGATGAAACTTGGTCAGATAAACTTTCGCACCAGTGGGATCGAGAGGTGGTGGTAGCAACGGGGGCACATTTTGCCGATCTAGTACCTCAGCCTGAGCCAGAACAGCGTCCCTTTAAGGTGAGTTATTTCTTGACGGAGAAAGCCGCCGTTGAAGTTTTACCGCAAATCGAAGCCTTGTTAAAGGAACGCGGCTTAGAAGTGAAGCTGATTTACAGCAGTGGCAAAGACTTCGATATTTTGCCTCACCAAGCCGATAAAGGGAGGGCAATGGCGTTCTTACGGCAAACCTGGGGAATTGACCCAGCCCAAACTGTGGTGTGCGGTGATTCTGGTAATGATTGTGCTCTGTTCTCGGTAGAGAAGGAACGCGGAATCATTGTCGGCAACGCCCAACCCGAAATGCTGGCATGGCATGAAGCTAACCCCTTCGAGCATCACTATTTAGCCAAAGCTCACTGCGCGGGCGGTATTCTGGAAGGTCTGAACTACTTCGGCTTTCTCTAA
- the egtD gene encoding L-histidine N(alpha)-methyltransferase, translating into MSIFKAVGINLVSQPPDQGVVQPLEQRLQIDHLISPSNPLAKELTAGKDVVEGLSKAPKSLPPHYFYDDRGSQLFEQICELPEYYLTRTETAILQQYASAIAQITGPCELVELGSGSAIKTRILLDAYASLEQPLHYMPIDVSAGILESSARDLLIDYPTLQVHGLVSTYELALAKLEPAQLPTRMICFLGSSLGNLSPQQCDVFFSQIKEALRPGEYFLLGFDLQKSPEVLEAAYNDSKGITAAFNLNMLTHLNWRFQGDFDISQFEHVAFYNQSLHQIEIYLKSLRSQTVQLRSLNLTLEFAAGETIHTEISRKFNLASMQQDLKAKGLNPIQAWSDPKQWFGLVLCQV; encoded by the coding sequence ATGTCAATTTTTAAAGCAGTGGGCATCAATCTTGTGTCTCAACCCCCAGACCAAGGTGTTGTTCAGCCCCTAGAACAGCGCTTGCAGATTGACCACCTGATCAGTCCTAGTAATCCTTTAGCCAAAGAGCTTACTGCTGGAAAGGATGTGGTGGAGGGTTTAAGCAAAGCGCCCAAATCCTTGCCCCCGCATTATTTCTACGACGATCGCGGCTCTCAGCTATTTGAGCAAATCTGTGAACTGCCAGAGTACTATTTAACTCGGACTGAGACGGCTATCCTTCAACAATATGCCTCAGCGATCGCCCAAATTACCGGGCCTTGTGAGTTAGTCGAACTCGGCAGCGGGAGTGCCATCAAAACCCGGATTTTGCTAGATGCTTATGCTTCCCTAGAGCAGCCTTTACACTACATGCCGATTGATGTCAGTGCTGGCATCCTCGAAAGTAGTGCGCGGGATTTGCTGATCGACTACCCCACCTTGCAAGTCCACGGCTTAGTCAGTACTTACGAGCTAGCCCTGGCGAAGCTAGAGCCTGCCCAACTGCCCACTCGGATGATTTGCTTCCTCGGCAGTTCTCTGGGCAATCTCTCCCCTCAACAGTGCGATGTTTTCTTTAGTCAAATAAAGGAGGCTTTGAGGCCAGGAGAGTATTTCCTATTGGGGTTTGACTTACAAAAGTCACCTGAGGTTCTAGAAGCTGCTTACAACGACAGCAAAGGGATCACCGCAGCCTTTAACCTTAATATGCTGACCCATCTCAATTGGCGTTTCCAAGGCGACTTTGATATTTCGCAGTTTGAGCATGTGGCCTTCTATAACCAGTCGCTGCATCAAATTGAGATTTACCTCAAGAGCTTGCGATCGCAAACAGTCCAATTGCGATCGCTCAACTTAACCCTGGAGTTTGCGGCGGGTGAAACGATTCACACTGAAATCTCGCGCAAGTTCAATCTGGCATCCATGCAGCAAGACCTTAAAGCCAAAGGTTTAAACCCCATTCAAGCTTGGAGCGATCCTAAACAGTGGTTTGGCCTTGTCTTGTGTCAGGTTTAG
- a CDS encoding tetratricopeptide repeat protein, with protein sequence MYKPTLLAVSGLWLASLALAAPVTQAAEAKQTTTASRQYPAIANNLIANNLIAQTSSANSQELSRLLKEGRKLVDTGNFSGALAAYQQAASLDSKNAKIFSGIGYLQARQGNFPAAAAAYRQAVTLDEKNADFQYALGYTLANSGDNSGAAAAYQRATQLDGKNTEAYLGLGIVLARQGNNDGAIAAYQKVIGINPNSAKAHEALGSLFLEQKRYREAISTLQRAAQLAPNRASTQINLGVAFLNQGDTRGGITALERAAQMEPRNADIHLKIGKILQNQDDRTGALQAYQRAVAIKPSLTDAHAAIGDLYLEEQNYLRAIVAYREALEAKPDDARTVYNLAVALRGRDRLDEAKDTFKKARDLFKRQGDKAGEEKAESALDSFKD encoded by the coding sequence GTGTATAAACCAACTCTATTGGCAGTTAGTGGGCTGTGGTTAGCCAGTTTGGCCTTAGCTGCACCCGTTACTCAAGCCGCTGAAGCAAAGCAAACAACGACAGCAAGCCGCCAGTACCCAGCGATCGCCAACAACTTGATCGCCAACAACTTGATTGCCCAAACCAGCAGTGCCAACAGTCAAGAACTCAGCCGTCTCCTCAAAGAAGGCCGTAAACTCGTTGATACTGGGAATTTCTCTGGGGCATTAGCTGCCTACCAACAAGCCGCCAGTCTAGACAGTAAGAATGCCAAGATTTTTTCCGGAATTGGCTACTTGCAAGCTCGTCAAGGCAATTTTCCTGCTGCTGCCGCCGCCTACCGTCAAGCCGTGACTCTAGACGAGAAAAACGCCGACTTTCAGTATGCATTGGGCTACACCTTAGCCAACTCAGGCGACAACTCAGGTGCGGCAGCGGCTTATCAGCGGGCCACTCAGCTAGATGGCAAAAACACAGAAGCTTATTTAGGACTTGGAATTGTCTTGGCGCGGCAAGGCAACAACGACGGTGCGATCGCGGCTTACCAAAAAGTAATTGGCATTAACCCCAACAGTGCCAAAGCTCACGAAGCCCTTGGTTCCTTATTTCTGGAGCAAAAGCGCTATCGAGAAGCGATCTCTACCTTACAGCGTGCTGCTCAACTCGCCCCCAATCGGGCCAGTACCCAAATCAACCTCGGCGTTGCCTTCCTCAATCAAGGGGATACCCGTGGCGGCATTACCGCCCTAGAACGCGCTGCCCAGATGGAGCCTCGCAACGCCGATATTCACTTGAAAATCGGCAAAATTCTGCAAAACCAAGACGATCGCACTGGAGCCTTACAAGCCTACCAACGAGCAGTAGCCATTAAACCCAGCTTGACCGACGCCCATGCCGCCATTGGTGACCTCTACCTAGAAGAGCAAAACTACCTGCGAGCGATCGTTGCTTATCGCGAAGCCCTAGAAGCTAAACCCGATGACGCCAGAACCGTCTATAACCTAGCCGTTGCCCTCAGAGGCCGCGATCGCCTAGACGAAGCCAAAGACACCTTCAAAAAAGCCCGCGACCTATTCAAGCGCCAAGGCGACAAAGCAGGCGAAGAAAAAGCCGAATCCGCCCTAGACAGCTTCAAAGACTAA
- a CDS encoding ISH3 family transposase has protein sequence MTTYPSSLSPAPALTDEGTLEAALDCLLESVPLNMKGGYTPQDLFEILLRAASRGDSIEHTAQRLQGTPSGNGIRYHLDKLDEMATLESQLNAALQSRIPPKICRRQHRIAIDLHLIPYYGNPSEVEAPYIYRSQAKAGTTSFFAYATVYVVCRHKRVTLGIHAVHRQETLVATLTYLLARLSPLRVRVKRLYLDRGFYSVPVIRWLKALQIPFLMPAVIRGKTGGTRQLLRGRRSYQTPYTLNSPQYGSVSCQMRVICNYYKGLKGKHGIQYTVYVLHRVKVALHQTHRHYRDRFGIETSYRIKNQCRIRTTSKNPVTRFLFVALAFVLVNLWVYLLWFFISRTQRGGRVVYRELFALKTMLEFLSQAVERHFPVITAIYLPALE, from the coding sequence ATGACGACCTACCCATCTTCATTATCTCCTGCTCCCGCTCTGACCGATGAAGGGACACTGGAAGCTGCCCTTGATTGTCTACTCGAGTCTGTTCCACTGAACATGAAAGGCGGATACACCCCCCAAGACCTATTCGAGATCCTGCTGCGGGCTGCCAGCCGAGGCGATAGCATCGAACACACGGCTCAACGCTTGCAAGGTACACCCAGTGGTAATGGTATCCGCTATCACTTGGATAAGTTGGATGAGATGGCCACACTGGAGAGCCAACTCAATGCGGCTCTGCAAAGCCGAATTCCACCCAAGATTTGCAGAAGGCAGCATCGCATTGCCATCGATTTACACTTAATTCCCTACTACGGCAACCCAAGTGAGGTGGAGGCTCCCTACATCTACCGCTCTCAAGCTAAAGCTGGAACTACCTCATTCTTCGCCTATGCCACAGTCTATGTTGTCTGTCGTCACAAACGTGTGACCCTAGGGATTCATGCAGTGCATCGTCAAGAAACCTTAGTGGCGACCCTGACTTATTTGCTCGCGAGGTTGAGTCCGCTGCGAGTCCGAGTCAAACGGCTTTACCTGGACCGAGGGTTTTATAGTGTCCCTGTCATCCGTTGGCTGAAGGCATTGCAGATTCCCTTCCTGATGCCTGCGGTGATTCGGGGCAAAACTGGAGGAACCCGTCAACTGCTAAGGGGACGGCGCAGCTACCAGACACCCTACACCCTCAACAGTCCCCAGTATGGTTCGGTCAGCTGTCAGATGCGGGTCATTTGTAACTATTACAAAGGGCTCAAGGGCAAGCATGGGATTCAATACACTGTCTATGTGCTGCATCGGGTGAAGGTTGCCCTGCACCAGACCCATCGGCATTACAGAGACCGTTTTGGCATTGAAACCAGTTACAGGATCAAGAACCAGTGTCGCATCCGCACCACGAGTAAAAATCCTGTAACCCGCTTTCTGTTTGTCGCTCTAGCGTTTGTCCTAGTCAATCTTTGGGTGTATTTGCTGTGGTTCTTTATCAGTCGGACACAACGAGGAGGGCGAGTGGTTTACCGAGAACTGTTTGCCCTCAAGACAATGCTGGAATTCCTGTCCCAGGCAGTGGAGCGGCATTTTCCAGTCATCACAGCCATCTACTTACCCGCTCTGGAATGA
- a CDS encoding thylakoid membrane photosystem I accumulation factor, whose protein sequence is MSPWWKLPIVSMTSANQGLTTSKLTSQVESPQQHRSWRQSVLAAVLGLVIAIAGLCSVGVSPAWAGIDDDRFDGNIFALYAGNGALVPPRTTLADSIQRHKPALLVFFVDDSKDCKQFSPVVSQLQGFYGKVVDFIPINVDAIPAKSSYSPTEPGYYYAGIVPQTVVINQEGKVALNAKGKVPFEAVDDAFREVFDLLPRSESVPLRRRMFNEFNSELTEQAAPKSK, encoded by the coding sequence ATGTCTCCCTGGTGGAAGTTGCCCATTGTGTCTATGACGAGTGCGAATCAAGGTTTGACGACAAGTAAGCTGACCTCACAGGTAGAATCGCCCCAGCAGCATCGGTCATGGCGACAGTCAGTGTTGGCTGCGGTGCTGGGGTTGGTGATTGCGATCGCGGGTCTGTGTTCGGTGGGAGTTTCACCTGCATGGGCAGGAATTGACGACGATCGCTTTGACGGCAATATTTTTGCGCTCTATGCGGGCAATGGAGCATTGGTACCACCCAGAACCACTTTGGCAGATTCAATTCAGCGGCATAAGCCTGCATTGCTGGTATTTTTTGTCGATGACAGCAAGGACTGCAAGCAGTTTTCCCCAGTGGTCTCTCAGCTCCAAGGCTTTTACGGCAAGGTCGTAGACTTCATTCCTATCAATGTGGATGCGATTCCAGCCAAGTCTAGCTACAGTCCCACCGAACCTGGCTATTACTATGCTGGCATTGTGCCTCAGACGGTGGTGATCAACCAAGAAGGTAAAGTGGCGTTGAATGCCAAGGGTAAGGTTCCCTTTGAAGCAGTAGATGATGCCTTCCGAGAAGTCTTTGACTTGCTGCCCCGCTCTGAGTCTGTACCGCTAAGACGACGGATGTTTAATGAGTTCAACTCTGAGCTAACTGAACAAGCAGCTCCTAAGTCTAAGTAA
- the ruvA gene encoding Holliday junction branch migration protein RuvA has translation MIGYLQGTVASIQKSPSNRVTLTLDVNQVGYDIQVVPRLIQQLPDLGEPIQIFTHLQVREDQMILFGFGTAAERDLFRQLVSVSGIGPQLAVALLDKMGLQDLVQAIVSGNTKALARTPGVGNKTAERIALELKTKLAEWRQHAGLSSVPSAGPTPEIQEDVEMTLLALGYTSDEITQALQAVGQNTSLAKNAEPDTWIREAIAWLSQ, from the coding sequence ATGATTGGTTATCTCCAAGGCACCGTCGCCAGTATCCAAAAGAGTCCCAGCAATCGGGTTACGCTCACTCTAGATGTCAACCAGGTGGGCTACGACATCCAAGTGGTTCCCCGCTTAATTCAACAGTTGCCCGATTTAGGAGAGCCTATCCAGATCTTCACGCATTTACAAGTGAGAGAAGACCAAATGATTTTGTTTGGCTTTGGCACCGCCGCCGAGCGAGATTTGTTTCGGCAACTGGTGAGTGTCAGTGGCATTGGCCCCCAACTCGCTGTCGCTCTATTAGACAAAATGGGGCTGCAAGATCTGGTACAGGCGATCGTTTCTGGCAACACGAAAGCCTTAGCCCGGACTCCTGGGGTGGGTAACAAAACAGCGGAGCGGATTGCCTTAGAACTAAAAACGAAGCTAGCTGAGTGGCGGCAACATGCAGGGTTATCCAGCGTGCCCTCGGCTGGCCCCACGCCGGAAATTCAAGAAGATGTAGAAATGACGCTGCTGGCTCTGGGCTATACCAGCGACGAGATTACGCAAGCGCTCCAAGCCGTGGGGCAAAATACCAGCTTGGCGAAAAATGCTGAACCAGACACCTGGATTCGAGAAGCGATCGCCTGGTTAAGTCAATAA
- the hemL gene encoding glutamate-1-semialdehyde 2,1-aminomutase yields the protein MVVTTLKTTKSEEIFAAAQKLMPGGVSSPVRAFKSVGGQPIVFDRVQGAYAWDVDGNQYIDYVGSWGPAICGHSHPEVNKALHEVLEKGTSFGAPSALENILAEMVIDAVPSVEMVRFVNSGTEACMSVLRLMRAFTGREKIVKFEGCYHGHADMFLVKAGSGVATLGLPDSPGVPKSTTANTLTAPFNDLDAVKALFAENPDQIAGVILEPVVGNAGFIPPDAGFLAGLREITQEHGALLVFDEVMTGFRISYGGAQQKFGITPDLTTMGKVIGGGLPVGAYGGRRDIMAMVAPSGPMYQAGTLSGNPLAMTAGIKTLELLRQPGSYEHLDRVTKKLVEGLLQIAQETGHAACGGSISGMFGFFFTEGPVHNYEDAKKCDLTKFSRFHRGMLERGVYLAPSQFEAGFTSLAHTDADIDRTLEAARDVLSSL from the coding sequence TTGGTTGTCACGACACTTAAAACCACTAAGTCAGAAGAAATTTTCGCAGCTGCCCAAAAATTGATGCCAGGGGGCGTTAGCTCTCCAGTGCGTGCCTTTAAATCTGTGGGTGGTCAGCCCATCGTTTTCGATCGCGTCCAGGGAGCTTATGCCTGGGATGTAGACGGAAACCAGTACATTGACTATGTGGGTAGCTGGGGGCCAGCCATCTGTGGTCACTCCCATCCAGAAGTGAACAAAGCCCTGCATGAAGTCCTGGAAAAAGGGACGAGTTTTGGTGCGCCCTCAGCGCTAGAAAATATTCTGGCCGAGATGGTGATTGATGCTGTACCCAGCGTTGAAATGGTGCGCTTCGTCAATTCCGGAACAGAAGCTTGCATGTCCGTGTTACGCTTGATGCGAGCTTTCACCGGACGGGAGAAAATCGTCAAGTTTGAAGGCTGCTACCACGGTCATGCCGATATGTTCTTGGTCAAGGCGGGTTCGGGTGTTGCGACCCTTGGCTTGCCTGACTCCCCTGGCGTACCCAAGTCCACGACTGCCAACACCTTGACGGCCCCCTTCAACGACCTTGATGCCGTCAAAGCATTGTTTGCGGAGAACCCTGACCAAATTGCTGGGGTGATTTTGGAGCCTGTCGTCGGCAATGCAGGTTTCATTCCTCCCGATGCTGGCTTCTTAGCGGGCTTGCGCGAGATTACTCAAGAGCACGGGGCTTTGCTGGTATTTGATGAAGTCATGACTGGCTTCCGGATTTCCTACGGGGGTGCTCAGCAAAAATTCGGCATCACTCCCGACCTGACCACGATGGGTAAGGTGATTGGGGGTGGGCTACCTGTAGGGGCTTATGGCGGTCGCCGCGACATTATGGCGATGGTTGCGCCTTCTGGCCCGATGTACCAAGCTGGCACTCTTTCTGGTAACCCTTTGGCAATGACCGCTGGCATCAAAACTTTGGAGCTACTGCGGCAACCTGGCAGTTACGAGCATCTCGATCGCGTCACCAAGAAGCTGGTTGAAGGTCTGCTACAAATCGCCCAAGAAACAGGTCATGCGGCTTGCGGCGGCAGTATCAGTGGCATGTTCGGTTTCTTCTTTACTGAAGGCCCTGTTCACAATTACGAAGATGCCAAGAAGTGCGACCTCACCAAGTTCAGCCGTTTCCATCGCGGTATGTTGGAACGGGGTGTATACTTAGCTCCCTCCCAGTTTGAAGCAGGCTTTACTTCGTTGGCTCATACCGACGCTGATATCGATCGCACCTTAGAAGCTGCACGCGATGTGTTGTCGAGCCTCTAA